A DNA window from Pseudoalteromonas spongiae UST010723-006 contains the following coding sequences:
- the gppA gene encoding guanosine-5'-triphosphate,3'-diphosphate diphosphatase: protein MLTVDKANDQNCYAVIDLGSNSFHMLIAKAVAGDLQTIGRVKRKVRLAAGLDENSQLSIEAMQRGWECLSLFAERLQDIPKDNITIVATATLRLAANAQQFVEKAELILGHPIRVISGEEEAKTIYKGVAHTSSTLGKQLVIDIGGASTEVVIGDGFDPLLYKSLNMGCVTYLEKYFENGLLTHDNFEAATNAAKEVIAPVVAEYKQLGWLSVSGASGTVQAIQEIMIAQRQDDLLTLDKLNAIKHQAVLYKSIDKLDLPGLMQERKLVFASGLSILIALFESLDIEVMGLAGGALREGVLYSMIPELHNSDIRERTVQSFISRYHIDATQSQRVADVALLFAKQVKDDWQLNDEDLSILDAAAKLHETGLLIGYKKYGQHGAYIMTNTDMPGFTKAQKNRVVFLVKYHKEDIDKLNFESLGCFSDVTSKLLHILRLSVILSMRRKDDVLPELKLVTSNNDLSIVIPHIWFSQHPLMQAELEAECEYARKGGQTLHIAVN, encoded by the coding sequence ATGCTAACCGTTGATAAAGCAAATGATCAGAACTGTTATGCCGTTATAGATTTAGGCTCTAACAGTTTTCATATGTTAATAGCCAAAGCCGTAGCAGGCGACTTGCAAACAATTGGACGTGTTAAACGAAAGGTAAGATTAGCGGCAGGGCTGGATGAAAATAGCCAGTTAAGCATTGAAGCCATGCAAAGAGGGTGGGAATGTCTTTCCCTTTTTGCTGAGCGACTTCAAGATATTCCGAAAGATAATATTACGATTGTTGCTACAGCTACATTACGCTTAGCGGCAAATGCACAGCAATTTGTCGAAAAAGCAGAGCTAATTCTCGGTCATCCAATTCGCGTAATCAGTGGTGAAGAAGAAGCAAAAACAATCTATAAAGGGGTGGCGCACACTTCATCAACACTCGGTAAACAACTGGTTATTGATATCGGTGGTGCCAGTACAGAAGTGGTGATTGGCGATGGCTTTGATCCTCTTTTATATAAAAGCCTAAATATGGGTTGTGTAACCTATCTTGAAAAGTACTTTGAAAATGGCTTGTTAACGCATGATAATTTTGAAGCCGCAACAAATGCAGCAAAAGAAGTTATTGCGCCTGTAGTGGCTGAGTATAAACAACTTGGTTGGTTAAGTGTGTCGGGGGCATCCGGTACGGTTCAAGCTATTCAGGAAATCATGATTGCACAAAGGCAAGATGATTTACTGACGCTTGATAAACTGAATGCCATTAAACACCAAGCTGTTTTATACAAATCGATTGATAAACTCGACCTTCCTGGATTAATGCAAGAACGAAAACTTGTATTTGCATCGGGTCTTTCAATTTTAATCGCATTATTTGAAAGTTTAGATATTGAAGTAATGGGGCTTGCTGGTGGTGCATTAAGGGAGGGAGTCTTGTACTCCATGATCCCGGAGCTACATAATAGCGATATTAGAGAGCGCACAGTTCAAAGCTTTATCAGCCGTTATCATATTGATGCAACACAATCACAACGTGTCGCGGACGTCGCACTTTTATTCGCAAAGCAAGTAAAAGATGATTGGCAGTTGAATGATGAAGACTTATCGATTCTGGACGCTGCTGCGAAGTTACATGAAACAGGCTTATTAATTGGTTATAAAAAGTATGGTCAACATGGCGCATACATAATGACGAATACTGATATGCCAGGTTTTACCAAGGCACAGAAAAACCGTGTTGTTTTTTTAGTTAAGTATCACAAAGAAGATATCGACAAGTTAAACTTTGAGTCATTAGGCTGCTTTTCGGATGTGACATCTAAGTTGCTCCACATATTACGTCTATCCGTTATATTAAGTATGCGTCGAAAAGACGACGTACTACCTGAATTAAAGTTAGTTACATCAAATAATGATCTATCAATTGTTATTCCACATATATGGTTTAGCCAGCACCCGCTAATGCAAGCAGAACTCGAAGCCGAGTGCGAGTATGCACGTAAAGGCGGTCAAACTTTACACATAGCGGTTAACTAA
- a CDS encoding penicillin acylase family protein, whose product MTKIIKWLSLFLIIAALVATATVYGILTLSLPELSGKTQVSDISNNTSLERDALGHAVVNAKSRKDAAFTLGYAHGQDRFFQMDLLRRNAAGELSELFGKAAVGLDKKMRFHQFRKRSKEILKSLPTEHTEILKRYAQGVNLAQSHTPYSSFEYLLTGASRKPWLPEDSLLVIFSMYLDLQSKTFNRDLTLTYIAEQFGSEMVGFLTQPSQYQAALDGSEFELVEYAIPSINKSLFTNVTHEIHEPKDIGSNNWAVTGRLTESGNALLADDMHLGLAVPIIWYRTQLNYVENDKNYQITGVSLPGAPAVVVGTNGHVAWGFTNAYIDTADWIALDETQETKTIHERIVTPDKEYMYSLEKSEFGPVKHIAGKKYALKWVAHQDYAVDMELMNLERATNVEEALSIAKTIGIPVQNMLVTDSLGNAAWQATGAIPARTTPTEIAIKPEVFDTNWQYDAVDVPFMVNPENNRLWSGNSRVVSVEQDKRYGNGGYALGARAKQIQQRLFEKEQFSEHDFYQIQLDNQAIFLKPWQALLLKVLNLSPEKYAQDIKLVENWGECACADSVGYTLVRRYRSALINKLFSPIETQLRAEGLTLAPIKNDLEPAAWQLINSFTDQWLPPSVASWPELLSTTYINMKSDLLNKHTGSDSGSLNQLTWGAVNELNIQHPFSEQIPLLSKLLDMPKTPAFGDSFMPAVQGTSFGASQRLFVQPGLEQKAILTLPGGQSGHPLSPYYRAGYNDYIEQKNTPLLPGEIVHRIDFEKR is encoded by the coding sequence ATGACAAAAATAATAAAATGGCTTTCATTATTCTTAATTATTGCTGCATTAGTCGCCACTGCAACTGTTTATGGGATACTCACTTTGAGCTTACCTGAGTTATCGGGTAAAACACAGGTTTCTGATATATCAAATAACACTTCTTTGGAACGCGATGCGTTAGGCCACGCTGTGGTCAATGCTAAATCACGAAAAGATGCTGCGTTTACATTAGGCTACGCGCACGGACAAGATCGTTTCTTTCAAATGGACTTACTGCGTCGCAACGCTGCTGGTGAACTTTCGGAATTATTTGGCAAAGCAGCGGTAGGCTTGGATAAAAAAATGCGCTTTCACCAATTTAGAAAGCGAAGTAAAGAAATTCTTAAAAGTCTACCAACAGAGCATACGGAAATTCTCAAACGTTATGCGCAAGGTGTTAATTTGGCGCAAAGCCATACACCTTACTCAAGCTTTGAATATTTATTAACAGGTGCAAGTCGCAAGCCATGGCTACCTGAAGACAGCTTGCTTGTAATTTTCAGTATGTATCTCGATTTACAATCAAAAACGTTTAATCGCGATTTAACTCTTACTTATATTGCTGAACAATTTGGCAGTGAGATGGTTGGCTTCTTAACTCAACCAAGTCAATATCAAGCAGCACTCGATGGCTCAGAGTTTGAATTAGTTGAGTATGCAATTCCATCAATTAATAAATCGCTGTTTACTAATGTAACGCATGAAATTCATGAACCTAAAGATATTGGCAGTAATAACTGGGCTGTGACTGGTAGGTTAACTGAATCTGGTAATGCATTATTAGCAGATGACATGCATTTAGGGCTAGCCGTGCCGATTATTTGGTACCGCACCCAACTTAACTATGTTGAAAACGATAAGAACTATCAAATAACAGGGGTTAGCTTACCAGGAGCACCGGCTGTTGTTGTTGGGACAAATGGTCATGTCGCTTGGGGATTTACAAATGCATATATCGATACAGCAGATTGGATTGCACTGGATGAAACACAAGAGACGAAGACAATTCATGAGCGCATAGTTACGCCAGATAAAGAATATATGTATTCGCTTGAAAAAAGTGAGTTTGGTCCTGTAAAACATATCGCAGGCAAGAAATATGCGCTGAAATGGGTTGCTCATCAAGATTACGCAGTCGACATGGAGTTAATGAACTTAGAGCGCGCAACGAATGTTGAAGAGGCATTATCGATTGCAAAAACGATCGGTATACCGGTACAGAACATGTTAGTCACCGATAGTTTGGGTAATGCAGCATGGCAAGCAACCGGTGCTATTCCTGCGCGCACAACGCCAACTGAAATTGCAATTAAACCTGAAGTATTTGATACCAATTGGCAATACGATGCAGTAGACGTTCCTTTTATGGTAAATCCAGAGAATAATCGTTTATGGAGCGGAAATAGCAGAGTAGTGAGTGTTGAACAAGATAAGCGTTATGGCAACGGAGGGTACGCTTTAGGTGCTCGTGCTAAACAAATACAGCAGCGCTTATTTGAAAAGGAACAATTTAGTGAACACGACTTTTATCAAATTCAACTTGATAACCAAGCGATATTTTTAAAACCATGGCAAGCGCTATTGCTTAAGGTGCTCAACTTATCGCCTGAAAAGTATGCACAAGATATCAAGTTAGTTGAAAATTGGGGTGAATGCGCATGTGCAGATTCTGTAGGGTACACCTTGGTTAGACGGTATCGCTCGGCATTGATAAATAAGCTGTTCTCCCCAATTGAAACGCAATTAAGAGCAGAAGGGCTAACATTAGCACCAATTAAGAACGATCTCGAACCTGCAGCATGGCAATTAATAAATAGTTTTACCGATCAATGGTTGCCGCCAAGTGTAGCTTCATGGCCAGAATTATTAAGCACGACATATATCAATATGAAAAGCGACTTGCTCAATAAGCACACTGGAAGCGATAGTGGATCTTTAAATCAATTAACATGGGGAGCTGTAAACGAACTTAATATACAGCACCCGTTTAGTGAACAGATCCCACTACTAAGTAAGTTACTTGATATGCCTAAAACACCAGCATTTGGCGATAGTTTTATGCCAGCTGTACAAGGGACTAGTTTTGGCGCATCACAGCGCTTATTTGTGCAACCAGGATTAGAGCAAAAAGCGATTTTAACTCTGCCAGGCGGGCAAAGCGGCCACCCTTTATCGCCTTATTATCGAGCAGGTTACAATGACTATATTGAACAAAAGAATACGCCTTTGTTACCAGGTGAAATAGTGCATCGCATCGACTTTGAGAAAAGGTAA